The Salvia miltiorrhiza cultivar Shanhuang (shh) chromosome 1, IMPLAD_Smil_shh, whole genome shotgun sequence genome has a window encoding:
- the LOC131005886 gene encoding ankyrin repeat-containing protein ITN1 isoform X2 → MVGSLSGSEFDQEVAEIRASLVSEGNELGETALFTAAEKGHLDVVKELIKYANKDTLAKKNRSLFDPLHIAASQGHHAIVQVLLDHDPGLSKTIGPSNATPLITAATRGHGAVVDELLSKDCSLLEIARSNGKNALHLAARQGHADIVKALLDKDPQLARRPDKKGQTALHMAVKGVNVEVVKHLLDADAAIVMLPDKFGNTALHIATRKKRAKIVNLLLRLPDTNVNALNRDGKTSLDIAEELPLSEESSEIKECLCHYGAVRANELNQPRDELRKTVTQIKNDVHIQLEQTKRTNKNVHGIAKELRKLHREGINNATNSVTVVAVLFATVAFAAIFTVPGGDDNHGMAVVVSSVSFKIFFIFNAIALFTSLAVVVVQITLVRGETKAERRVVEVINKLMWLASVCTSVAFMASSYIVVGRKHQWAAILVTCVGGVIMAGVLGTMTYYVVRSKRMRSMRKREKHARSGSNSWHHSEFSNSDIDRIYAL, encoded by the exons ATGGTGGGgagtttgagtggttcggaatTTGACCAGGAGGTTGCGGAGATCAGGGCATCACTCGTGAGCGAGGGCAACGAGTTGGGAGAGACGGCGTTGTTTACTGCAGCGGAGAAAGGGCATCTTGATGTGGTTAAAGAGCTGATCAAATATGCAAACAAGGACACACTCGCGAAGAAGAATAGGTCATTGTTCGATCCTCTGCATATAGCTGCAAGTCAAGGACACCATG CAATTGTGCAAGTGCTGTTGGATCATGACCCGGGGCTGAGTAAAACAATTGGTCCGTCAAATGCAACTCCTCTTATAACTGCGGCTACTAGAGGCCATGGTGCTGTAGTCGATGAACTCCTGTCGAAGGACTGCAGCTTGCTAGAAATTGCTAGATCAAATGGAAAGAATGCGTTGCACTTGGCTGCTAGGCAAGGGCATGCGGACATTGTCAAGGCGTTGCTTGACAAAGATCCACAGTTAGCTAGGAGGCCGGACAAGAAGGGGCAGACGGCACTGCATATGGCCGTCAAAGGGGTTAACGTGGAGGTTGTTAAACACCTCCTAGATGCTGATGCAGCTATAGTTATGCTTCCAGACAAGTTTGGTAACACTGCTTTACACATAGCAACGAGGAAAAAGCGAGCAAAG ATTGTTAATTTGTTATTACGCCTGCCCGACACAAACGTGAACGCACTCAACCGAGACGGAAAGACATCTCTTGACATTGCGGAGGAGCTTCCGCTATCCGAAGAGTCatcggagattaaggagtgccTTTGTCATTATGGTGCCGTTAGAGCTAATGAATTGAATCAACCAAGAGACGAGCTGCGGAAAACCGTGACTCAAATCAAAAACGACGTCCACATCCAGCTCGAACAGACAAAGAGAACGAACAAGAACGTCCACGGCATCGCCAAAGAGCTGAGGAAACTCCACCGAGAAGGCATCAACAACGCCACCAACTCGGTGACCGTCGTCGCCGTCCTCTTCGCAACCGTCGCCTTCGCGGCCATCTTCACCGTGCCCGGCGGAGACGACAACCACGGAATGGCTGTGGTAGTCAGTAGCGTCTCCTTCAAAATATTCTTCATCTTCAACGCGATCGCCCTCTTCACGTCCCTAGCCGTTGTCGTAGTTCAGATTACGCTGGTTAGAGGGGAGACGAAAGCCGAGAGACGCGTGGTGGAGGTCATCAACAAACTGATGTGGTTGGCCTCCGTCTGCACCTCCGTGGCGTTCATGGCTTCCTCTTACATCGTGGTCGGGCGTAAGCATCAGTGGGCTGCGATACTAGTCACGTGTGTCGGAGGGGTCATAATGGCCGGGGTTCTCGGGACCATGACTTACTACGTGGTGAGGTCGAAGAGGATGAGGTCGATGAGGAAGAGGGAGAAACACGCTCGGAGCGGCTCAAACTCATGGCATCACTCTGAGTTCTCTAATTCTGACATTGACAGGATTTATGCACTCTGA
- the LOC131006031 gene encoding uncharacterized protein LOC131006031 produces MGQIYIFRSEMGYRELEKRQLFLRSYQFSRKQSVSHRIKTSFFRVKKAISLRFKSATKLRKTLWFKLRNGLFFTTRRRRSFLRLHSYNYNYCLSRQSSCFSGFK; encoded by the coding sequence ATGGGCCAAATTTACATATTCCGAAGCGAGATGGGCTACAGAGAGTTGGAGAAGAGGCAGCTCTTCTTGAGAAGTTACCAGTTTTCAAGAAAGCAGAGCGTCTCTCACAGAATCAAGACATCCTTCTTCAGAGTGAAAAAGGCCATTTCTCTTCGCTTCAAATCCGCCACCAAGCTCAGGAAGACTCTCTGGTTCAAGCTCAGAAATGGGCTCTTCTTCACCACTAGGAGAAGAAGGTCTTTTCTTCGCCTCCATAGCTATAACTACAACTATTGCCTCTCGCGCCAATCTTCTTGTTTCTCAGGATTCAAGTAA
- the LOC131005886 gene encoding ankyrin repeat-containing protein ITN1 isoform X1 — protein MSSHVKDAADGDLEKELVSPKQSHNPLAEPSPAPSPSSSTAPALVLSNSGKRIDQAGRKKYVKQVTGRHNDTELHLAAQRGDLAAVKQILEDINSQMVGSLSGSEFDQEVAEIRASLVSEGNELGETALFTAAEKGHLDVVKELIKYANKDTLAKKNRSLFDPLHIAASQGHHAIVQVLLDHDPGLSKTIGPSNATPLITAATRGHGAVVDELLSKDCSLLEIARSNGKNALHLAARQGHADIVKALLDKDPQLARRPDKKGQTALHMAVKGVNVEVVKHLLDADAAIVMLPDKFGNTALHIATRKKRAKIVNLLLRLPDTNVNALNRDGKTSLDIAEELPLSEESSEIKECLCHYGAVRANELNQPRDELRKTVTQIKNDVHIQLEQTKRTNKNVHGIAKELRKLHREGINNATNSVTVVAVLFATVAFAAIFTVPGGDDNHGMAVVVSSVSFKIFFIFNAIALFTSLAVVVVQITLVRGETKAERRVVEVINKLMWLASVCTSVAFMASSYIVVGRKHQWAAILVTCVGGVIMAGVLGTMTYYVVRSKRMRSMRKREKHARSGSNSWHHSEFSNSDIDRIYAL, from the exons ATGTCTTCGCACGTCAAAGACG CTGCTGATGGAGATTTAGAGAAGGAGTTGGTTAGCCCTAAGCAAAGCCACAATCCGTTGGCGGAGCCATCGCCTGCGCCATCGCCATCCTCGTCTACAGCCCCGGCTCTTGTTCTATCGAATTCAGGGAAGCGGATCGACCAAGCTGGGAGAAAGAAGTACGTGAAGCAGGTGACCGGCCGCCACAATGATACGGAGCTGCATTTGGCAGCTCAAAGGGGCGATCTTGCAGCTGTGAAGCAAATACTTGAAGATATTAATTCTCAAATGGTGGGgagtttgagtggttcggaatTTGACCAGGAGGTTGCGGAGATCAGGGCATCACTCGTGAGCGAGGGCAACGAGTTGGGAGAGACGGCGTTGTTTACTGCAGCGGAGAAAGGGCATCTTGATGTGGTTAAAGAGCTGATCAAATATGCAAACAAGGACACACTCGCGAAGAAGAATAGGTCATTGTTCGATCCTCTGCATATAGCTGCAAGTCAAGGACACCATG CAATTGTGCAAGTGCTGTTGGATCATGACCCGGGGCTGAGTAAAACAATTGGTCCGTCAAATGCAACTCCTCTTATAACTGCGGCTACTAGAGGCCATGGTGCTGTAGTCGATGAACTCCTGTCGAAGGACTGCAGCTTGCTAGAAATTGCTAGATCAAATGGAAAGAATGCGTTGCACTTGGCTGCTAGGCAAGGGCATGCGGACATTGTCAAGGCGTTGCTTGACAAAGATCCACAGTTAGCTAGGAGGCCGGACAAGAAGGGGCAGACGGCACTGCATATGGCCGTCAAAGGGGTTAACGTGGAGGTTGTTAAACACCTCCTAGATGCTGATGCAGCTATAGTTATGCTTCCAGACAAGTTTGGTAACACTGCTTTACACATAGCAACGAGGAAAAAGCGAGCAAAG ATTGTTAATTTGTTATTACGCCTGCCCGACACAAACGTGAACGCACTCAACCGAGACGGAAAGACATCTCTTGACATTGCGGAGGAGCTTCCGCTATCCGAAGAGTCatcggagattaaggagtgccTTTGTCATTATGGTGCCGTTAGAGCTAATGAATTGAATCAACCAAGAGACGAGCTGCGGAAAACCGTGACTCAAATCAAAAACGACGTCCACATCCAGCTCGAACAGACAAAGAGAACGAACAAGAACGTCCACGGCATCGCCAAAGAGCTGAGGAAACTCCACCGAGAAGGCATCAACAACGCCACCAACTCGGTGACCGTCGTCGCCGTCCTCTTCGCAACCGTCGCCTTCGCGGCCATCTTCACCGTGCCCGGCGGAGACGACAACCACGGAATGGCTGTGGTAGTCAGTAGCGTCTCCTTCAAAATATTCTTCATCTTCAACGCGATCGCCCTCTTCACGTCCCTAGCCGTTGTCGTAGTTCAGATTACGCTGGTTAGAGGGGAGACGAAAGCCGAGAGACGCGTGGTGGAGGTCATCAACAAACTGATGTGGTTGGCCTCCGTCTGCACCTCCGTGGCGTTCATGGCTTCCTCTTACATCGTGGTCGGGCGTAAGCATCAGTGGGCTGCGATACTAGTCACGTGTGTCGGAGGGGTCATAATGGCCGGGGTTCTCGGGACCATGACTTACTACGTGGTGAGGTCGAAGAGGATGAGGTCGATGAGGAAGAGGGAGAAACACGCTCGGAGCGGCTCAAACTCATGGCATCACTCTGAGTTCTCTAATTCTGACATTGACAGGATTTATGCACTCTGA